In Polyangiaceae bacterium, the genomic window GGCGCGGCGAAGCCGTCGTTGCGGAGCTTCACCGACAGGGGCAGCGCGCAGCCGGGGCTCGCCGTCTCCGGGAAGGTCGCCGACTCGAGCACCAGGCGATAGCCGAGCCGGCTCGCGATCTCGTCGTAGCAACCCTCGCTCTGGAAGCGGGCGAGGGCGGCGGGGTGGTAGACCGCGTTCAGGAAGGACCAGCGGAGCTGGCTCATCTCGGGCACGGCGACCTTGCAGGTCGTGCGCGCGGGGTAGTCCGCGCAGGTCTCGCCACCGATGGGCACGAAGCGCGTGTCCTCTCCGATCAGCGCCTTCCACGCGGCGGCCTGCCCGGACGGGTAGGTGCCCATGTCGTCGTCGCTGGCCAGGAAGCAGTCGTTGTGATGCCCGAGGCGCGAGACCGGCGTGCCGTCGAAGGCCTGGGCCGCGGTGACGGGACCTCCCGCGTGGTCGTGCTTGAAGCTCCAGCGGCGCACGAGCACGAACATGTCGGCGGGAGTCGCGGCGAGCAGCGCGTCCAGGATCGCCTTCTTGGCTGCGGCGTCGGTGTCGAGGCCGTTGCTGCTCGAGTGCCACTCGCCCCACGGACCGATGAAGCCCGCCTCGAGCACCGCGATCACGTCAGCGTGCTGCTTCAAGAGCGGGGCGAGAGCCTGAATGTGCTCGAGGATCCGCGGCAGCTTCGCGTCGTTGGGAGCCGCCATGTCGTTCCGGTACACGAAGCGCAGGATCACCTTGATCTTGGCGGCGCGGACCCGGTCGAGGCCCGCGGAGAGCTGGCTCAGGAAGCCGCTCGGGATGGGCGCGTCGAGGTAGTCGAGGAGCGACACGCCGGCGTAGGCCAGCGTGCGGCCCGCGGCGCGCACCCCCTGGAAGTCGTCGGTCGAGGCGAGATCGACGAAGTCGTGGAAGCCGCGTCCCGGATTCAGCACCTGCTCGCTCGGGCCGAGGGCGACGAAGGTGTGCAGGGTCGGGGCGCCGGGGCAGGCCGGCGCATCGGCGGAGGCGTCGCCGCCGGAGCCGCCGCCGCCGGCGCTGCCGCCGCTGCCGGCGCTGCCGCCGCTGCCAGCGGTTCCACCCGTCGCCGCGACCTCGGAGGTGTCGTCCCCACAGGCCGCGGCGAGCGCGAGCGGCACGAAGCAGAGCAGTGCTCGCGGCATGCGCTTCTCAGCTCGCCGCTCCGGCGCGCTCGTTCAGCACCTTCTTGCGCTCCTGCACGGGGCTCAGGGCTCGAGCAGACACGAGCCGACGGTCTGCCGCGCCTCCATGGTGCGGTGAGCCTGCTCTGCTTCGCGGAGCGGCCAGCGCCGGGTGATGTCGATCTTCACGATGCCCCGAGCGACCACGTCGAACAGGGCGTTGGCGCTCGCGATCAGCTCCTCGCGCTTGGCCGTGTAGGCCATCAGCGTGGGGCGAGTGAGGTAGAGGGAGCCCTTGGTCGAGAGCAGTTGCATGTCGAAGGGGTCCGGCTTGCCGGAGGCGTTGCCGAAGCCGACCAGCATGCCGCGCGGGGACAGGCAGTCGAGGGAGCCCAGGAAGGTGCTCTTCCCGACGGAGTCGAATACCACCGGCACGCCGGCGCCGCCGGTCAGCTCGCGCACGCGCTTCGGGAAGTCTTCCTCCGTGTACACGATGGTGTGCGCGCAGCCGTGGGCCCGGGCCAGCTCCGCCTTCTCGCGGGAGCCGACG contains:
- a CDS encoding DUF4832 domain-containing protein, with product MPRALLCFVPLALAAACGDDTSEVAATGGTAGSGGSAGSGGSAGGGGSGGDASADAPACPGAPTLHTFVALGPSEQVLNPGRGFHDFVDLASTDDFQGVRAAGRTLAYAGVSLLDYLDAPIPSGFLSQLSAGLDRVRAAKIKVILRFVYRNDMAAPNDAKLPRILEHIQALAPLLKQHADVIAVLEAGFIGPWGEWHSSSNGLDTDAAAKKAILDALLAATPADMFVLVRRWSFKHDHAGGPVTAAQAFDGTPVSRLGHHNDCFLASDDDMGTYPSGQAAAWKALIGEDTRFVPIGGETCADYPARTTCKVAVPEMSQLRWSFLNAVYHPAALARFQSEGCYDEIASRLGYRLVLESATFPETASPGCALPLSVKLRNDGFAAPYHARELELILDGPTRFVAKLPVDPRRFDAGSHAFDVSVPLPASLPPGSYSLALRLPDPAPALREIPEYAIRFANATGWDATTGTNLLSADLSLTP